The genomic DNA AAGAAGAATGAAATGTGATGGGGTTGTCCTGAACTATTTGTATATTTACATCCTCTTTTATggatttaaaatagtttttaaaaaacatgtgtattttaataagaAATCTCCATTTTCACAATAGCTTCCTTTTCATTTGTAGGAGTTAGAAGACGTCAATAAATGGGGCCTTAATGCATTCAAAGTTGCAGAATTTTCGGGAAACAGGCCTTTAACAGTCATGATGCACACGATTTTCCAGGTGAGAAATGTatttgacttttcttttttttttttaaacctctttgCCATTCATTTATATTAGGATACCAAATCCATATTATACCACTATCCACTTTGATGTACAGGGTCTCCACAGAGGCTTCTACTGACAGCATAGCATAGCAACCTGTTGATAAACGATCTACTCAGAGCAAGCCAATACATATAGTACATATAATAGCTGTAACTAGAGGTCAGATGTAGTGCATTTGGAGTCTCTCTCATTAGTATTAAATCCTCACCTACAtgttttatattaataagcaTAACATAACATAATTACCATTTTCCAGACTTACCAGCAATGTTGTTATATAAAATGTTGTTCTGTTCAGACAGAGATTCaaatactgtaacttttttttttttttttttaaatcttaggaACGGGATTTGTTAAAAACCTTCAAAATTCCTCTAGACACCTTTATCACCTACTTGATGACTTTAGAAGATCATTACCATGCAGATGTCGCATATCACAACAACATTCACGCTGCTGATGTTGCTCAGTCCACTCACGTGCTGCTGtctacccctgctctagaggttTGTGTTATCAATCACTCTCACAAAAGACCAGTGCTGTCAAAATAAATGCTGTATGCTATGCATACTATATATTCAAATAACATTATGTCAAAGCTATTTGTTCCAGTATGAAGTGTTTTCCTAATTTGCCAAGTACTTTTTGAAAGTCATTAGtactttatatataaatactgtattaatctatttatttgtttgtatgttttcttACCACGTAAACAGCTGGTTTGACAGACCCTAATTAGCAGTAATCATGGACTACCTTTAACCAGGGTCTGAGAAACGAGCCTAATAAGACAAAAATAGATCTGTTTCAAAATATACTGTTATTATAGGGTATAAAAGTGACAGGTTTTGTTGGTTCGAGAAGCTATTTAAACTAATAACCCATGCACTGAGAGTAGCTATTTTGTGTTCATGCTAGCTATACTTCTAAAAGGAGGATATAGAAATGTTACAGCTCAGTATTACACcagtattttaagaatgtatttatCACTTCTGACTCTTAGCTGCTCTCAGTGAGTGATACTTCCTTTGACGTCAGGGccgcttgaaaaaaaaaaagtgtgatttcCTGGAGGTGTTGGATAATTTCATCTTGGAGGGTGGGCTTGTGGGTTTGTGAAATGTGTCAAAACTGTGCTGGATTACACTATCTGCAGCCAGTGTTACCGTCTGATTGGAATGTGTGTATGTTACAAACCAGGGGTTTAACACAATTTCGACATATTTTTTGGCCAAAATCCTACATTTTCTTAGTCGTTTGGTTAAATGCCTGGTTTAACAGAATGAttgtaacatactgtatacagtacacaaaaaatgtagCCCACCTTTTCTGTCGCAggcatttcatatatatatatatatatatatatatacacacagtgtatttaaattgtatttggtgATGTTAATAAGAGGGGGCAATATATCACCCTTGAAAACTCCAGCAGGATTTTTACAGAATTAAATGCTGCTGTTATTAAGATCGGACACAGTTCGGGAtgttaaaatagaccccaaaAACTTAATATATAGTTGGAATTTCAAACCTTTTGTACCTGCACGTGGTTTCAGATATGATTCCTGATGCTGGATGGGTTATATTTATATTACACAGGGAAGATAATGATTTCAGCTGACAGTATATGGCTACGTGAAAGCTGTTCACATTTTATGTTCACATAATTAAgtcttgttattttgtttgttttttttcttcctaggCTGTGTTCACAGATCTGGAAATTCTTGCTGCCATTTTTGCCAGTGCTATTCATGACGTAGATCACCCAGGAGTATCCAACCAGTTCCTTATTAGCACCAGTGAGTGAGCTTTTGTTCTGCAAGAAAATGTTCTTTACATTCAGTAATAGATCTTCTGTCAGTGTTAAACAAATTAACATAAGACTTTAAAATAAGACATTTTGGGACAGCTGTATTTGAATTTGATAGTATGTAGTAGCAATATTCATAAATCCTTCATAAAGGATACATACATGTAGAGTAACATTGTGTACCTTCATGCGTAACCCTTCATAATCAATTTGAAATCTAACATCGCATGCAGTCTCAACTTGATGGCTACCCATCTTAGAAATGCACTGAAGCAAATGTTACTACACCATGTTATGAATACTTAAATGCATGTTATGACAGTTTTCAAAGAGATCATGCAATTGGTAAAACAATAATATGTAGTCTTTTGTTATGAGTCCTACATAGGGCCTGATTCAATTCACTTTCTAGCTGGAAAAAGCATTTTAAGAGAATACAAATCCATGCAATAACCTGAGCAAATGTGgagccattttttttaattttgatctGATTAGCACAACTGATGAATgaatattctgtattttaaaaaagcttCACAATTATTAGCTTGTTTTATGAATGTCTATATCCTAATATCTTTTTCCAGCTAAATGTTTATTGAATTGAGCCCATTGTGTCcaatacaaataatgtatgaccaaatacattttacagaataCAGTCTGTAACCGTGTGTTTATAAACTTGGAAATGTCTGCTTCAACTTTGGAGTTCCTATGAGGCAATGGATTCCCCCAACCTTAGATTTCCTGAGTGTTAACCCTGGGACTACCCTGCAATAAATTGCTGTTAGATGACTCATCAGCTTCAAAACAAAGGGCTTCCAGCAATTTGTATGGACTGCTGGGCTGGAATAAGTGCACTTGAATGACAGACAAAGGGAAAGGGATCAAAGGACACTCATATTTGCAGCTGCCTTGATCatctgaaaaacagaaacaagaacaTTTTTAAGAATGTTAAGAGTGAAACAATAAACACGAAATAGATTGGAATGTACAGTTACATCAGTGTTAAAAAATGGTAGGTTCTATTGAAACGACCTTATAAAAACTGGGGTAAAGCAATGTTTAAAAGTGAACTGCTATACGGTCGTTCAAATATTTTCCTTCTAAATAAAGCTAAGGTAATagtattacaaaaatacatataatgtAAGAAATATTTTTCGCTAAAGATGAACTAATTTGTTGACATGATTTTCCCTTTTTATAACTGGTATATTATAATAAAAGTGGAATAATTTGATATTGAAAATAAGTTAAAACACACATAATGAAGCCAGAGCAAATCATATTCTTATGAATCTcttttgtgcatttttaaaaaggaatttatTGACACAATTTCAATGAATTGTATTCCGGTGAAGTTAACATAGTATCTTAAAATTGTCTAATCCTTCACTGTACATATATGTGCCAATATTTCCACAGTCTCTCAGAATTGTTCCAGTTATGTAATTAAAAAGACAGAAGCTGTATCTCCACAGCAGTAAAAGCTGTCATTGTTCTGTGCAAGAAAAGGAGGCAGCAGTGGAGAGCTCAGTGTATTGCTAAACACTGCTGTGTGGAGCTGTAGCAGCAGACAGCTCCCGCCAGCCATCTTAGAATATTATACTTATGGCTACCTCAGAAAGAAAGGAATGCCTCTGTATCATACATGTGCATATTGGGCAGCTTTTATTAAGAATACTAGTTTAAATAAGgttttattttagtacagtaaACCTGTTGTATAAACATGTTATACAGTACTGTTATTACCTACAGTTATATTATAACACTGTACACTGTAGTAAAACTAgatgtttaagaattaaaaataaatcatatggcttggttttaaacaattttttttagaCGCACAGAAAACGTGTCACCAAAATCAACATTGCATTAtaaagtatatacatatatactaaaGTTTATATTTAATCTGTTGTATAGGATTTTTGTTTAACTTCTGCCATTATTTACCATCATCTTTTATTAATTAACAATCACCATTTCATTAATTATTGTGCGCCAAATGTGTGTCTAGTCATATGTCTGCTGGTTTTCTTTTCtggtacaacattttttttgtcaCAGTCTCTGTAGAATAGTGCTGTTCCGCCTTTGAACGCTTTCTTGGACATTTCAATAAAGCTGATCCCTGTCTCCGTGCTGCTTTCAGACTCTGAGCTTGCCTTGATGTACAATGACTCATCGGTGCTGGAGAATCATCATTTGGCTGTGGGCTTCAAGCTGCTGCAGGATGAGAACTGTGACATTTTCCAGAATTTGACCAAAAAACAGAGACAATCACTGAGGAAAATGGTCATTGACATTGTAAGTAGATGCAGGCTTCTGGATATTTAGCAAGACAAACTACGGCCCACGAGGagttgcagcaaaaaaaaaaaaaaaagcatatttcatTCATTAGACGTTGGCCTTTTGAATAATCAAAATTCATATTGCCATATATTCCTCATTTCTGCCATTGATTCATTCCATTTTGAATTACTCACGTGTATCTTTCTATAGAACTGCTTTTTTACTTTAGACTTGACATGGCTTAGGAGGCAGAGCGAGGGCCGCAGCCTTCCAAATGAATGATAGCTCATATTTATACCTGGTCTGATTTATCACATTTGTTGCTGCCCACATCCTTCCCTTCTGGGCTTCACCTCTGTGATGTTGCTGCCATCAGGACAGAGGGTGCCCCCCCAGGCCACATCCGTCCCTCTTTGAAGCTATTGCTTCAGTCTAGTCAATACATTTGAGGAAGACCTTATGCATATTTTTCTCTCCTAGGTTCTTGCAACAGATATGTCCAAACACATGAATTTGTTGGCAGACTTGAAAACTATGGTGGAAACCAAAAAAGTTACCAGCTCTGGAGTTCTCCTTTTGGACAATTACTCAGATAGGATACAGGTAAgagttttttttgtctgtttgtttgtttgtttgtttgtttaatgagcTTTAATGCTTTTCAAATGTTATATTATGTATGTAAGTTTTTGTTTAATAATGCATAAGAAATACAAACTGGTCAATAGCCTTTTACCTGTTGGCATATGcaatcaaaaaatatatacataattatGATGATCTATATGACTATATTTCGGTTTTGTGTTATTAAGTATATAACTtctgtaaaatatattatttttccattGTTCACAATGGGACAGTGTTAAGCTTTAGGTTTCAAAGCCACTCAGATGAGTGCACAGGAGAGAGCTTTATGTCTgccaaaataaacataacaaaataatGCTGTACACAGTACGGACGCAGTAATGTTACAGTGAAGTCCTTCAACAGGACAATTAATTAGTACTGCAAAACACTGCAGTAAATGTAGGGGTAACAGAAAATACTAGAGAAATATATAGAACACTGAAACCCTAAACAATTAAACTACTCTGAGACATCAACCACTAAACCCATTATTTGCTTTGTTACTACTCGTTATCGCTTAATTACTTATGTTATGCATTGTAAACACTATTGTAGAAAAGCAGAATTTAATCAGACCGTTTCTTAATGTTTGTTTTACCTTTGTTGTGTGAGTTGGTCCCTAGATTGTAATTCTTTTTCAATCTggcaatttaattattattattattattattattattattattattattattattattattattattattattttactctgTTAGTGTACCAGCTGTCTTATTCTGCAGTCTTAGCTTTGTATAACAACATTGTATTTGAAGTAGATATTTCACACTGATTGTTTAATTAACAAGAACATGATCTATGCTTCTCATGAACACTAAGAATTTGTTTTGGTGTTAATTGTGTAGGTTCTACAAAACATGGTCCACTGCGCAGATTTAAGTAATCCCACCAAGCCTCTCCAGGTGTACCGGGAATGGACAAACAGAATAATGGAGGAGTTCTTTAGTCAAGGAGAccgggagagggagagaggcatgGAGATCAGCCCCATGTGTGACAAGCACAACGCATCGGTCGAAAAATCACAGGTAAGCACGTGCTGTTTTTGCAACGGAAAATGTGATATTTTAGCATTAAACAGCCTctcagtttccttttttttagttcatgcagctatggccaaaagtgtggcattaccctatagaattaacacactttgcttcataaagtcaaattaaacctgctgaataatgttaagttaaaatattgagttactactctttgtagttttccatatacttaacgaaaaactggcaaaaattgaaaaacgtgacatttcaaaatctaacatgaaatactatactactattagaCTCTGGTAGGCTTTTGCGATATACTgtacttttgtagtttctttgattacatggtgttaaataaaatatctacatttctgttgatatagttaaaaaaaataaaaaataaaaacctctcaatcctaaaattctaggtgatgcatagCTGTACATTTTGAAAGGGAAATGACTTAATTTGTGAAGGACATGAGTAAAAGGAACCATTTACATTACTGTGATTTTTTACTGTCACTAGATTATAACTCATAGGACCAGCCTGACGATTTATAAATCAGCTGACAACCTCTAATACTTACTTGATGTACAATGTTTTCCAGAAATTATAAAAAGTACATTATTGTAGATTTAGATTCAGaagaagcaaaataaataaattaataaataaataaataacaggcatatatttaaattgtatatatttaaatattaaatctcaTAAGAAAAATGAACAGGGCCCATTACCTAAAAGATTAAATAAAGAACGAAAAAACACCTCAAGAAGTAACAGGAATTCAAATATAATTACATGAGTAACAATTTCGTATATCAATTCATGCTAAATTCTACACTACAATAAATGTTTAATGTCCACATTAAAGTGTgagcaaaacaacaacacagcttctttcttttggttttaggTGGGGTTCATAGACTACATCGTTCATCCTCTCTGGGAAACGTGGGCAGACCTGGTCCACCCGGATGCACAAGACATCTTAGACACACTAGAGGACAATCGCGAGTGGTATCAGAGCACAATCCCGCAGAGCCCCTCCCCAGCCCCGGGTGAGCAGGAGGACAGCCGGCAGGGGCAGGCTGATAAATTCCAATTTGAACTGACGCTGGAGGAGGACGTCGAGTCGGACACGGAGAAGGACAGCGGCAGCCAAgctgaagaggaagaggaggaggaggaggaggaggaagaggacaaCAG from Acipenser ruthenus chromosome 2, fAciRut3.2 maternal haplotype, whole genome shotgun sequence includes the following:
- the LOC117399458 gene encoding cAMP-specific 3',5'-cyclic phosphodiesterase 4D-like isoform X7, which encodes MSIVLKPRSRSTSSLRNTDVLSFDVDNGTSSGRSPLDPLASPGSGLILQANFVHSRRESFLYRSDSDYDLSPKSMSRNSSIASDMINCHQRPGLVSRRSEPVLSGNHGDDLIVTPFAQVLASLRTVRNNFATITNLPDRASNKRSPMCNQPSINKASFTEEAYQKLATETLEELDWCLDQLDTLQTRHSVSEMASNKFKRMLNRELTHLSEMSRSGNQVSEFISSTFLEKQHEVDMPSPAQKEKDKKKKPMSQISGVKKLMHSTSLTNSNIPRFGVKTEMEDSLAAELEDVNKWGLNAFKVAEFSGNRPLTVMMHTIFQERDLLKTFKIPLDTFITYLMTLEDHYHADVAYHNNIHAADVAQSTHVLLSTPALEAVFTDLEILAAIFASAIHDVDHPGVSNQFLISTNSELALMYNDSSVLENHHLAVGFKLLQDENCDIFQNLTKKQRQSLRKMVIDIVLATDMSKHMNLLADLKTMVETKKVTSSGVLLLDNYSDRIQVLQNMVHCADLSNPTKPLQVYREWTNRIMEEFFSQGDRERERGMEISPMCDKHNASVEKSQVGFIDYIVHPLWETWADLVHPDAQDILDTLEDNREWYQSTIPQSPSPAPGEQEDSRQGQADKFQFELTLEEDVESDTEKDSGSQAEEEEEEEEEEEEDNSYSDSKTLCTQDSESTEIPLDEQVGEEEEEEEEEVSVEPCNVEEEEQPADT
- the LOC117399458 gene encoding cAMP-specific 3',5'-cyclic phosphodiesterase 4D-like isoform X6, giving the protein MKPGNTHVGREKTMMHVNNFPLRRHSWICFDVDNGTSSGRSPLDPLASPGSGLILQANFVHSRRESFLYRSDSDYDLSPKSMSRNSSIASDMINCHQRPGLVSRRSEPVLSGNHGDDLIVTPFAQVLASLRTVRNNFATITNLPDRASNKRSPMCNQPSINKASFTEEAYQKLATETLEELDWCLDQLDTLQTRHSVSEMASNKFKRMLNRELTHLSEMSRSGNQVSEFISSTFLEKQHEVDMPSPAQKEKDKKKKPMSQISGVKKLMHSTSLTNSNIPRFGVKTEMEDSLAAELEDVNKWGLNAFKVAEFSGNRPLTVMMHTIFQERDLLKTFKIPLDTFITYLMTLEDHYHADVAYHNNIHAADVAQSTHVLLSTPALEAVFTDLEILAAIFASAIHDVDHPGVSNQFLISTNSELALMYNDSSVLENHHLAVGFKLLQDENCDIFQNLTKKQRQSLRKMVIDIVLATDMSKHMNLLADLKTMVETKKVTSSGVLLLDNYSDRIQVLQNMVHCADLSNPTKPLQVYREWTNRIMEEFFSQGDRERERGMEISPMCDKHNASVEKSQVGFIDYIVHPLWETWADLVHPDAQDILDTLEDNREWYQSTIPQSPSPAPGEQEDSRQGQADKFQFELTLEEDVESDTEKDSGSQAEEEEEEEEEEEEDNSYSDSKTLCTQDSESTEIPLDEQVGEEEEEEEEEVSVEPCNVEEEEQPADT
- the LOC117399458 gene encoding cAMP-specific 3',5'-cyclic phosphodiesterase 4D-like isoform X8; its protein translation is MPEANYLLSVSWGYIKFKRMLNRELTHLSEMSRSGNQVSEFISSTFLEKQHEVDMPSPAQKEKDKKKKPMSQISGVKKLMHSTSLTNSNIPRFGVKTEMEDSLAAELEDVNKWGLNAFKVAEFSGNRPLTVMMHTIFQERDLLKTFKIPLDTFITYLMTLEDHYHADVAYHNNIHAADVAQSTHVLLSTPALEAVFTDLEILAAIFASAIHDVDHPGVSNQFLISTNSELALMYNDSSVLENHHLAVGFKLLQDENCDIFQNLTKKQRQSLRKMVIDIVLATDMSKHMNLLADLKTMVETKKVTSSGVLLLDNYSDRIQVLQNMVHCADLSNPTKPLQVYREWTNRIMEEFFSQGDRERERGMEISPMCDKHNASVEKSQVGFIDYIVHPLWETWADLVHPDAQDILDTLEDNREWYQSTIPQSPSPAPGEQEDSRQGQADKFQFELTLEEDVESDTEKDSGSQAEEEEEEEEEEEEDNSYSDSKTLCTQDSESTEIPLDEQVGEEEEEEEEEVSVEPCNVEEEEQPADT